The Deltaproteobacteria bacterium region CGCGGGCGGCGGCGAAGTCGCCATGGGTCGGCGCGCCGGTCGGCCGTCCGTCGGCCTCCCACAGCTTCGCCCGCACCAGCGCCTTGGGGCAGTGGTTGAACGCGGTTTCGACCGAGACGACCATGACGACGCGAGGCAGCTTGCCGCGCACCTCGAAGCGGCTCAGCAGATCGGGCTCGGTGCTGATTGTCGCCGTGCCGTTGACGCGGTAGGTCTCGTTCGATCCCGGCACCATGAATATAATGCCGACCTTCGGGTTGCTGAGCAGGTTCTTCATGCCGTCGGTGCGGTTGTTGCCCGGCCGGTCGGGGATCAGCAGGGTGCGGTCGTCGAGAAGCTGAACGAAGCCCGGTGCGTCGCCCTTGGGCGAACAATCGATCTTGTCCCCGTCCGACGTCGCCAGGATCAGGAACGGCGACGCCGAGATGAAGGCGCGCCCGACTTCGGTGATATGGTCGGTTTCCTTGGTAGCGACGGCGGGCAGCGGGCTGGCGTAGATCCGGCCGAGACCTTCCAGTGATGTGACGGTGTGCGGGCGGGTCTTGTCGATGGTATCCATGTCGCGCGTCTCCTGTGCTTCGGGCGGATTGCCTAAGGTAGCGATAGTCATTATACAGCCTGTCCCTACGCCACGCCGCCGTTCACCCGGCGGTTCTCCTCCACCCGGATCTTGATGATGCGGCGGCCTTCCATGTCGGCGATGGTGAGGCGGTGGCCGTCGGTTTCGATCTTCTCGCCGCCGCGGGGTATGCGCTTCAGCTTGGCCAGCACGAAACCCGCGAGGGTGTGGTAGTCCACCGATTCCTCGAAGGGCAGGTCGTAGTCGGACTGCAGGTCCTTCAGCAGGGCGGAGCCCGACACCACCAGGGAGCCGTCGGGGAGGCGCTCCACCGGCCCGCGCTCCTCGGCGTCGTACTCGTCGCGGATCTCGCCGACGATCTCCTCGATGATGTCCTCCAGGCTGGCCAGCCCTTCCACCTCGCCGTACTCGTTCACCACCAGGGCCAGGGCCATGCGCCGGCGCTGCAGGTCTTTCAGGAGCTGGCTGATGGGCAGGGAGCTGGGCACGAAGAAGGGCGGGTGCAGCATGTTGCGCAGGTCGATGGCCTCATTGGCCTGCATGGCCCGCAGGATGTCCTTGTTGTAGGCGATGCCCAGGATCTGGTCCAGCTCGTTCTCGTACACCGGCAGCCGCGAGAAGCCGCTTTCGACGAAGTTCCGCAGCACGTCGTCCGGCTCGGACTCGACGTCGATGGCGTGGATCTCGGTGCGCGGCACCATGACGGCCCTGACCGGCGTGTCGGCGAAGTCGAAGACGCTGTGGATCAGCTCCTTCTCGGTCTCGTCGAAGATCCCCTTGGCGGTACCTTCGCGGATGATCGACTTGACCTCCTCCTCGGAAATGAAGCTCGCGGAACCGGTCTCCCTGCCGCCGAACAGCCGCAGGACCACGTTGCTGGAGCGGGTGAGGAACGCCACGAGGAACGACGTGCACCTGGAGATGGCGTCGATGGGAAGCGCCACCCAGAACGCGATGCGCTCGGAAAAGCGCAGCGCCAGGGACTTGGGGACCAGTTCGCCCAGCACCAGGCTCAGGTAGGCGATGGGCAAAACCACGATGAGGATGGCGGCGTAGTTGCCCCAGGTTTCGGCGTAGGGTAGCGGCAGCGACTGGATTTGCGGCGTGAGGACCTGGATCGCGCCGGCGCCGCCGATGGCGGAGGCCAGGGTGCCGACGAAAGTGATGCCGATCTGCACCGTGGCCAGGAACCGGTCGGGCTCGTCCTTGAGCCGGCCCAGGGCCGCGGCGGCGCGCCTGCCCTTGCCCTTGGCCTTGCCCTGCACCTGATCGATGCGCGTCCTGCGCGTGGCGATCACGGCGATCTCCGCGGCGGCGAAGAAGCCGTTGGCCAGGATCAACAGCAGGATGACCGTGGCGCCCAACCATAAACTCTCGAACATGGAAACATCTCCCATCCGGATTGCCGGGACGTAAAGGGACACGGAGGAACTCCGCTCCGGATCGAGCCGGACGCGGGCGTTCCCGACAGACGCGCGGTCGGTCTAGGGGTGCATTTGTCCCGATGGGGCAATCAAGAGTTTGGGGAAGCAGGGGAGGGCGATGGAAGCCTTCAGGGCCGGAATGCGCGACGGCGGTATACTGTCGTCTTGTGGGTCGTCGGACATCTTGTGGAACTCCTTGTCTCCTGCACCGGGAGACGGCCGATATTCTGCCAGAAATCTCCTTCATCCGTGACAAAAAAGCAAGCCCTTTTGCATACCTCAAAACCCGGAAGGCCACCTGGTCTGGTTGACCTGCACCCCCTTATCCGTTATGCAGACCACTTTGAGCGTTTGGCAATGACGACTCGCCAAGTCCCACGACTGCTGCAGGAATGTCTCGACGGGGGTTCCTTGGCGCCGGGCGACGCCCTCCTGCTTTCCGGTGTCGAGGGAGATGAGTTCACGGCGCTGCTTCGAGCGGCCGCCGAGTTGCGCGACCGCCACAAGGGGCGCACCGTCACCTTCTCCCCCAAGGTCTTCATCCCGCTCACCAACCTGTGTCGCGACTTCTGCGGCTACTGCACGTTCCGCAAGGCGCCCGGAGAAGACGGCGCCAGGACCTTGTCCTTGGACGAGGTGCTGGAGACGGTGCGGCAGGCCAAGGCGATGGGCTGCACCGAGGTGCTGTTCAGCCTGGGGGACAAGCCCGAGGCCATCTACCCGGAGATGCGGGAGTTCCTCCGTCGGGCGGGCTACCGCCGGACGCTGGAGTACCTGTACGAAGCCTGTCGCGTGGTGCTGGAGGAGACCGGGCTCCTGCCCCACGCCAACCCCGGGCTCATGGCGCGCGCCGACCTGGAGCGGCTCCGCCGGGTGAACGCGAGCATGGGGCTCATGCTGGAGAACGTCAGCGAGCGGCTCATGGAGCCGGGCGGCGCGCATGCCGACGCGCCGGACAAGAAGCCGGCGGCCCGGCTGCGGACTTTGGCCGAGGCCGGGCGGCTGGGCATCCCGTTCACCACCGGCATCCTCATCGGCATCGGCGAGACCTGGGAGGAGCGCATCGCGTCGCTCTACGCCATCCGGGAACTGCATGAACGTTATGGCCACATCCAGGAAGTGATCGTGCAGAACTTCCGCGTGAAGCCCGAAATCCCCATGCGCGACCGACCGCACGCGGACTACGACGACGAGGCCGGGACCATCGCCCTGGCGCGGCTGATCCTGGGCGGCGACATGAACATCCAGGCGCCGCCCAACCTGACGCCGGAGTGTTACGAGTGGTACCTGAACGCGGGCATCAACGATTGGGGCGGCGTGTCCCCGGTGACCCGCGATTTCATCAACCCGGAGGCCCCCTGGCCCGAGCTGGTGGAACTGGCGGAGCGCACCGCGGCCGCGGGTTTCGTCCTGCGGCCCCGGCTTCCCATTTACCCGGAATACATCGCCCGGGCGGAGCGGTTCATCGCGCCCGAGCTGATCCCTTTCATCGAGAGGTTGTGCGGCGAGGACGGCCTCGCCGCTCTCGGAGGACACCATGAGCCACATCGAAGCGATGTTCGACTATGACGACGGGGCGGAGCGGTTGTACGAGCTGCTGCCCCGCATCGAGACGCGCGTCGCACGGATCCTGGAGGACGCCCTGGCGGGGCACGAGGTCACTCGGGAGGAAGGCCTGATCCTGTCCGAAGTGAGCGGCGACGAATTGGCCGCCCTGTCCGTGACCGCCGATCTCATGCGCCAGGCCAAGGTGGGCGACCGCGTCACCTACGTGGTGTGCCGCAACATCAATTTCACCAACGTCTGTTACGTGGGCTGCAAGTTCTGCGCCTTCCACACCGGCCCCAACAAGCCCGGGAGCTGGGACCACTCGCTCGAAGATGTGGCGGACAAGGCCGAGGAGGCGTGGAAC contains the following coding sequences:
- a CDS encoding pyridoxamine 5'-phosphate oxidase family protein gives rise to the protein MDTIDKTRPHTVTSLEGLGRIYASPLPAVATKETDHITEVGRAFISASPFLILATSDGDKIDCSPKGDAPGFVQLLDDRTLLIPDRPGNNRTDGMKNLLSNPKVGIIFMVPGSNETYRVNGTATISTEPDLLSRFEVRGKLPRVVMVVSVETAFNHCPKALVRAKLWEADGRPTGAPTHGDFAAAR
- a CDS encoding hemolysin family protein yields the protein MFESLWLGATVILLLILANGFFAAAEIAVIATRRTRIDQVQGKAKGKGRRAAAALGRLKDEPDRFLATVQIGITFVGTLASAIGGAGAIQVLTPQIQSLPLPYAETWGNYAAILIVVLPIAYLSLVLGELVPKSLALRFSERIAFWVALPIDAISRCTSFLVAFLTRSSNVVLRLFGGRETGSASFISEEEVKSIIREGTAKGIFDETEKELIHSVFDFADTPVRAVMVPRTEIHAIDVESEPDDVLRNFVESGFSRLPVYENELDQILGIAYNKDILRAMQANEAIDLRNMLHPPFFVPSSLPISQLLKDLQRRRMALALVVNEYGEVEGLASLEDIIEEIVGEIRDEYDAEERGPVERLPDGSLVVSGSALLKDLQSDYDLPFEESVDYHTLAGFVLAKLKRIPRGGEKIETDGHRLTIADMEGRRIIKIRVEENRRVNGGVA
- the cofG gene encoding 7,8-didemethyl-8-hydroxy-5-deazariboflavin synthase CofG, with the protein product MTTRQVPRLLQECLDGGSLAPGDALLLSGVEGDEFTALLRAAAELRDRHKGRTVTFSPKVFIPLTNLCRDFCGYCTFRKAPGEDGARTLSLDEVLETVRQAKAMGCTEVLFSLGDKPEAIYPEMREFLRRAGYRRTLEYLYEACRVVLEETGLLPHANPGLMARADLERLRRVNASMGLMLENVSERLMEPGGAHADAPDKKPAARLRTLAEAGRLGIPFTTGILIGIGETWEERIASLYAIRELHERYGHIQEVIVQNFRVKPEIPMRDRPHADYDDEAGTIALARLILGGDMNIQAPPNLTPECYEWYLNAGINDWGGVSPVTRDFINPEAPWPELVELAERTAAAGFVLRPRLPIYPEYIARAERFIAPELIPFIERLCGEDGLAALGGHHEPHRSDVRL